Genomic DNA from Budorcas taxicolor isolate Tak-1 chromosome 5, Takin1.1, whole genome shotgun sequence:
CATATCACATCTTCCTAGTAAGGGAAAATAAGGAGGGCTGGgtaatgtgctgtgctgtgctcagtcgctcagtcgtgttcaactccgtggcccaatggactgtaggctgccgggatcctctgtccatggagattcttcaggcaaaaatactggaatgggttgccatgccctcctccaggggatcttcccaactcagtgatcGAACGCAGGGTTCCcccactgcaggcatattctttactgagccaccagaataaCTCTCACGCCAATATAACAGCGGACCTTCATGCTTTCAAAGAACTGATTATGAAAATCTCTGACTTCTTTTTTACCATCTTGCTCCTTCCTTCCTTAATGTACTCATATCATTGATTATTTACATTACATTTAATTACagattaaataaattcaaattaataGATCTGGTTGTAACAATTCTGATCCATAACAAGGTTTATAAAAAGGCTGTTGATTTAAccatgctttttgcttctttttttttctattttttgtcttAAGTTACAATTTAACTCTTCAAAATAACTGAATTGGGTCAAAAAACAAATCCATGCTTCTACAAGAGAGTAGTAGTGTGGTGGAAATGATATTGATCTGAAGTCAAAAGATCTGTCACTGTAAATTTTGTCAATGACCTCTGACAAGTTACTGAATCTTTCCACACCTTAGGTTTCAAAAGAAGAGTATTGGAGGGAATGAGGGTTTCCAACTCCAGCAATCTTCAGTTTAACTGCTATTAACATGGAGAGTCTGGTTTAATTACAATATGTTTGCAAAGAGCTATAACTTCTAAGCAATCCAAACAGTGTCAAGTTAATGAAGAACACATGGAATAATCTGAAAAGCTCCATCTCAATAGCATTTTACCTTATCTGGATTACTTGCAGCAGACATTTGATTTACTATGAAaaccattaaatttttttttctcagaaatgtagatttgtttgctttgcttttgttttggtttggctGAACCTCGAAGCATGACCAGTGATTGAAcacaggcccacagcagtgaaggccctgagtactaaccactggacctccagggaattcctggacATGTAGATTTTTAACTGATTCTCTCATCTCATAAAGGGCACGTCTTTGTCTTGACCtgggtattttatattttaaccccTTCTTCGAAAttgttaaattattatttattttgtacatgttaaattattaattttgtatACAGGTATAGGGTGAGAAAGATTCAGAATAAATCAGATAGGTATACCCAAACTTGTCAAACAAGTAATATTGCCAGAGCTTAAAAAACACTGGAACAGAAGTACAAATCCAAATTATAGTCCAGATTTGCAAccaattctgaaggaaaaaacTTTCTTCAGAAACTTTTTCAGGGTCTTCTAAAAGGACCAATTCTTAAAACCTAGCATGGCATTAACAATGTAGTCACAGTATGGACATGTAccttttaaataatgctgcagaTCTAGTATAATAATGTTAAATGTTAGGGATACTATTTTGACATCAGATCTAGTATGATAATGTTAAATGTTAGGGATAATACTAttttgacatcagttcagttcagtcactcagtcgtgttcgactctttgcgaacccatgaattgcagcacgccaggcttccctgtccatcaccaactcctggagttcactcaaactcacatccatcaagtcggtgatgccatccagccatctcatcctctgtcgtccccctttcctcctgcccccaatccctcccagcatcagagtcttttccagtgagtcaactctttgcatgaggtggccaaagtactggagtttcagctttagcatcattccttccaaagaaatcccagggctgatctccttcagaatggactggttgggtctccttgcagtccatgggactctcaagagtcttctccaacaccacagttcaaaagcatcaattcttcggcgctcagctttcttcacagttcaactctcacatccatacaggagacagggatcaagaccatccccatggaaaagaaatgcgaaaaagcaaaatggctgtctggggaggccttacaaatagctgtgaaaagaagagaagcaaaaagcaaagaagaaaaggaaagatataagcatctgaatgcagagttccaaagaatagcaagaagagataagaaagccttcttcagcgatcaatgcaaagacatagaggaaaacaacagaatgaaaaaagactagagatctcttcaagaatatgagagataccaagggaacatttcatgcaaagatgggctcgataaaggacagaaatggtatggacctaacagaagcagaagatattaagaggtggcaggaatacacggaagaactgtacaaaaaagatcttcacgacccagataatcatgatggtgtgatcactcacctagagccagacatcctggaatgtgaagtcaagtgggccttagaaagcatcactacgaacaaagctagtggaggtgatggaattccagtggagctatttcaaatcctgaaagatgatgctgtgaaagtgctgcactcaatatgtcagcaaatttggaaaactcagcagtggccacaggactggaaaaggtcagtcttcattccaatcccaaggaaaggcaatgccaaagaatgctcaaactaccacacaattgcactcatctcacacgctagtaaagtaatgctcaaaattcttcaagccaggcttcagcaatatgtggaaccatgaacttccagatgttcaagctggttttaggaaaggcagaggaaccagagatcaaatcttcaacatctgctggatcatcaaaaaagcaagagagttccagaaaaacacctatttctgctttattgactatgccaaagcctttgactgtgtggatcacaataaactgtggaaaattctgaaagagatgggaataccagaccacctgacttgcctcttgagaaacctgtatgcagttcaggaagcaacagttagaactggacatggaacaacagactggttccaaataggaaaaggagtatgtcaaggctgtatgttgtcacgctgcttattttgACATACCTTCcacaagaaatatgaaaaatacactTGTTCTTCAATTAAATGGCAAACTGAAAAATTTCAACTACTTATTATCTATTAATGTTTACCCAATCAGTAACTTACAAAACATTATGTAATACAGCTTTTCTACAGGTGTTCctcttacatttaaaatattttcaaggagGGACAACAAAACAATTAGAACCAAGAAATGAGCAGAACTAGATTTTTAGTGCCAACATTTATATGCTACTTTACAATGTAGAATAAAGAGAAAGGGAGATCTGAGAACAGAACAGACACTAAATTTTTCCAAAACACTAGGCACCCTTGTGCTCTTGTTATTTAATTAAGAACTAAAAGGACCACATTACACAATGCAATGATATTTAACAATGACGTCATTGACAGAAAGCCActggaataaataaataggaacaaATGAAAAACTCTCAAGACTGTCTTCTCAGTCTTTCCAAATCAATCAAGGCACCTAGATTTTAAAGATCTTTTCTTACACTGAACTCATTTAAATTACACTTATAAAATCACACTAAAGAAAGCAAATGATGCTGAAACATTTGATGTTATAGTCAATAgaagtatattattttaaaatagaaaattctcTTGTATGACCCTTTGCACTAGAATGATAATTCTGGACACATTTAAACCAACTAAACCTACTTAACACTTATGTTCAAATGAACTAGTCTAAAATACAACTCTGTTAACAAAACAGGTCTCAGCAATCTGACCCCAAGTTTAGTGACACTGTTGGCAAACCAACTCTGGTATCGCATTCAACTTAACTTCTAAGAGGAGACATTTTCCTGACCCCAATAAAACTAAGCAgatgtgaaatttttatttttagtgtctGAAATTTGCTTCATGAGTCAATTATAGCTATCAAGGAAATATGTTTTATTCTCTTGCCAAAGCCCAGTCCCGCACTCTTTGTTAGGCAGAACTCCCACGAAGTCATCCAAACTAAGTCTTTCAAAATTGGCCCCTCCTCAACCTTGGGGAAGAGTTTTTTGAACTTAGCCAGGGCTGAGAAAAAAGTCTGAAGCTtgaagcttaaaaaagaaaaaacaaaacccagaaccGAGATCAGAGCGTATAACTACCAAATGAGAGGAAAAGAGTGTTGATAAAAGAATAAAGGGGACAGGgtgttaattttttcaaaaaggaaaagctgctcacttaaaaaataacaacaaaaactaagAGCCAATAGATCATTCCACATTACCGGGTGGTCCCTACTTCACTATCACCCACCAGTGGGAGAACTGTGAAAAACAGGAATACAGAGATGGGTGGCTGATTTGGGGTCTAAGTTTGTGCCTTTGCCTGTATAttcaagcaaacaaataaatataatgaaagtCAACAAGAGAActtagaaaagttttaaaagatgacttttaaaaataatagatgtggaaattccctggccgtccagtggctgggactcttcAATTTCACTGctagaggtgggaggtgggggtgtaagggttcaatccctatttagggaactaggatcctacaaGAAGCCATGCGGTAGGGCCAAAAAAATAAGACTGAATCTATTAAGTGACACAGAAGCTGCAGTCTTccacaaccatttaaaaataatggctCCCTTTGCAGAATGCTATCTACTTACCTATCTTACAACATGAGTTCATATTAATCGCTCTTTCCACTACATCATACTGCCAAGAGGCtgaatttttctaataaaataactATATACCAGAAAAAGGGGTAAAATGAGAGACTTTGTAGCAGCCAGGCAACAGCTAAAGAGCACTAAGCTTCCAGGAAATGACTGCATTATCTTTCATTAAGGCTGAAGTCAGATCAATTGAAGGGGGAAAAATGTTGCACAACTATGACTAACCAGAAAGGAGGAAACACATATCTTCAAAACCACTATTAACAAAGCAATCTCAACTCTCACAAAATGGCCTTTCAGAGCTTCATTCTCTTCTTAGTGAATGTCAAGCTGCTACTATCTTATAGAAAGGCATGCGTTTTCTAGAGCTCAGAGACCATCAATAACAGCTAGGAAGGTAGCCCTATCCTATGACAAAGTAAATGGCAGACTTCCCCAGACCATGATTTAGCAATGAAAGTGCCTCATAACTGTTCCTTGGAGCTCAAGTTATCAACCGTTTACACATTGCAAGGATCCAAATTAATACTATCTGCAACAATCTCAATAACTTAagaccaaagagaaaacaaacacacaaatgtAGGTTACCCAGAAAGTGTCTAATTTTCAAAGCTGTTAAGTTCAGTTTTTATAAACTTTTCCTATTTCTACTCACATAATTTTTAGTCTATAAACACTTGCCAGCTCTCTAGCCTTAAATTTCAAACTAACAAAAGATATATTTTCCAAAAGATTTTTAACAATTTAAAGCATGTCCCAAGTTGAAACATGACATCTCTTGTCCCAAGTTAAAATTAATAGGTAATGGATGCGCCAGACTAGAACTAACAGCGAGTAGTCTCATAACATACGTGCTTCCCAGTATCTCAAAGTCCTTATCGGGAAAAGAAGGCAGGAGTATGAGATGATTCCTAAGGTCTCTTTCAGCTCTaaccttctattttaaaaattccaattcACTAACAAAATTTCTGTCTGTTAAGGCTCAAAATGTAGTAATTTTAAACATACAAGACTGTAAGAAAGCAGTGAACTTGAGCAGACCTCCCCACCACAGATTTTCCTAAGCTGCAGGAGGCAGGAAATATGGTTGCCTATTTGTTACCCTCTCTTACATAAGAACCAATCTAAACAGAATGAGAACTCtataataaaagtaaacaatTAACAAATCCACAGATACACCATCAGAAGTAgaagttcagtggtattaaactACTTCTCATCATAATTTCTATATATCATGCCAGAATATAAAGATGCATATGTATCCTAATGTGCTTCATTAAAGATTAGTTCTATCagcatgaaatttaaaatgataaactcTAAATAAATTCTCACCGTTTTAAATAGaggttttaaatttcaaattaaccAATACTAGTAAAATACAGTtcaaaataaatgactgaatagtAGTGTCAACTGATTCAACATACATTCCAATATATACATCCCCTTCCTTGACAATTCTCTTTCCCCCTCAAAGTTCTTACTTCTCAATTCCATCTCCCCACTCCACTCTGTGCCCCACTTCTGTTCTCTTCCACCTTTCAAACATACCCTAGTTTCAAAGCAGTCTAGAAAGTGGCTCTCTAATCTAGAAAGTATTAGAATCACTACCTAGGAggcttaagaaacaaaacaaaagaaaatcacctaggaagcttattaaaaatatacattaatacTTTCAAGCTAAGTAGGAGTTGAAAAAATTAAACCTCAAAGGGTAGCTCTTCTGGTTAACTAAAAGATTAACCAGGGAACTTAGTTTGTTGAAGTCCTTTGGAATCCATCAGTTTTCCCCTGCTTACAGTTTGTGAGAAATATCTGATGATTTAATAACTACCCTACAGATAAGTTTATAATCCATTCCTATCAGCAGAGAAGAACCCTCAAGCCAAATAAAGCCCTCAAggtaagaatattttatatttttaaaaggttgcaGAAACAAAAAAGTACACATAACTGAGAACTTATGTGGCCCACaaggcctaaaatatttactatctggccctttaaagaaaaagtttgccCACTCTTGTACTGTAGTACCAGGCACTGAAAGTACAGAGACCCCAAGGACACTACCCAGAAATGCTCCTTTCTGGACAGATTAACTGAAGAGGAAAAAGTTCTTATTAAGTCAGCTCTAAATGACTTAGAATCATTGCTATTTCTCTAAATGACTTGCCCTCAGAAGCACTACCCTCAAAAGATTCTACTCCCTCTTCTTTAGACTCAATGGTTTCAGCTGAGATGCTAAGTAGCTCTAGAGATAAATGCACAAGATTTCAAGTCTTACCTGAGGCATTTGCTATCGCCAAGGGCAGGCTTGGAAGCTGGTGGACCTGGATTCCTGAAGCACCCAATGCACTGAGGTTAATGGTCTGGAGGCCAGGCATGGAGGAGAGCTGAGCAGCATTCACAGTGACTGTGCCGGCAGGGATGGAGGCAGCTGAGGCAATAGGTGTAAGGGTGGTATTGCTGCTGCTGGTCTGCCCCAAAGAAACACCCTGCATTGGGGCCAAGGTGATTGTCTGGGCTTGTGGGTTCTGAACTTGGAGGTTCTGCAGCTGAAGAGTCTGCCAGCTGACCTGTCCATTGGGCCCCACTGTTGGTGTCCGGATGATGATGGGGCCAGAGTTTGGAACAGCCTGAAGCTGAAGGTTCTGGAGGGTTTCCTGGGAGATAGCTTGAGTTGTAAAGGTCTGCCCTGACAATGGGGCGGCTTGGAGGGCCTGAAGAGCCTGTCCCCCTTGAACCAGCTGAGGCTGGAtgagaatttgttgttgttgctgtgtcTGCTGGTTTTGCTCTCCCTCTTTTTGTTGACTTGCTTGCAGTGAACCTCCAGATGTCTGGTTCTGCTGGATGTTCAGAGTATCAGATCCCTGCAGCCCGCTGACCCTCTGGGGTGTCTGGCTCTGAGAGTTGGTCCCTGCTGATCCGCTGGTGGTGAAGTTCATAATTCCCATGTTGCTGGTGGTAGTAGTTGTTGAGTAGCTATTGGCATTGGTGAAAAAGGAGCTGGAACTGGCTTGTGAAGATACCAAACTGGCAGAACTGATGGCAGTCCCTGAGGTGACAGGCTGTGAGCCACTCTCCTGGGACCCAGAGCTGCTGATCGTGACTGCCTGAGAGCTAGGAGTCAAGGTAGCTGCAGAAACGCTGTTGACAGGCAGCAAGGTGATATTCCCATTCAGGGCCACTGGTACGTTGGTCACATACTGAGTCTGTCCTGAGAGTACATTATTAGCCAGGCCTTGAAGGGGGACAGCCTGCTGGAGTAGGTTTGGCATAGCAGCAATGATGTTGCCTCCACTTCCTCGATTTGTGATGATCTGTTGGTTTGCACCTGGTATGATCTGTATCTGACCTGAACCATCCTGCTGCACTTGGGCCCCAGTGGCAGCAAACTGCAGCTGTTGCCCATCAACGGTCTGGAACTGCGGGATTACTTGATACTGAATATTAGGCATCACTCCAGGTAGTCCTGTCAGGACTTGCTGGTTCTGAAGGTTGGAAGTGGCAGCCACAACATACTGCCCACCGGAGACCGTGCGATTCTTCGAAGACTCACTGCCATTGTTGCCGTTGGTACTGCTGCCACTCTGTTCCTTCGAGGTAGGGGTAGCCCCAGAGGAGGAAGAGATGATCTGCCAGCCATTGGCACCCTGGGAAAGTTGTGTGGCTGTGAGGTCAAGCTCACCTGTGCCCCCTGACTGGCTTGGGCCCTGGGAGTTGTTGCTGTTTTCATTGGGTGACTCAATTCTGCTGCAAGTTGCTGCCAGCAG
This window encodes:
- the SP1 gene encoding transcription factor Sp1 isoform X1; this encodes MSDQDHSMDEMTAVVKIEKGVGGNNGGNGNGSGAFSQARSSSAGSNSSSGGGGQESQPSPLALLAATCSRIESPNENSNNSQGPSQSGGTGELDLTATQLSQGANGWQIISSSSGATPTSKEQSGSSTNGNNGSESSKNRTVSGGQYVVAATSNLQNQQVLTGLPGVMPNIQYQVIPQFQTVDGQQLQFAATGAQVQQDGSGQIQIIPGANQQIITNRGSGGNIIAAMPNLLQQAVPLQGLANNVLSGQTQYVTNVPVALNGNITLLPVNSVSAATLTPSSQAVTISSSGSQESGSQPVTSGTAISSASLVSSQASSSSFFTNANSYSTTTTTSNMGIMNFTTSGSAGTNSQSQTPQRVSGLQGSDTLNIQQNQTSGGSLQASQQKEGEQNQQTQQQQQILIQPQLVQGGQALQALQAAPLSGQTFTTQAISQETLQNLQLQAVPNSGPIIIRTPTVGPNGQVSWQTLQLQNLQVQNPQAQTITLAPMQGVSLGQTSSSNTTLTPIASAASIPAGTVTVNAAQLSSMPGLQTINLSALGASGIQVHQLPSLPLAIANASGDHGAQLGLHGAGGDGIHDDPTGGEEGENSPDPQPQAGRRTRREACTCPYCKDSEGRGSGDPGKKKQHICHMQGCGKVYGKTSHLRAHLRWHTGERPFMCTWSFCGKRFTRSDELQRHKRTHTGEKKFACPECPKRFMRSDHLSKHIKTHQNKKGGPGVALSVGTLPLDSGAGSEGSGTATPSALITTNMVAMEAICPEGIARLANSGINVMQVADLQSINISGNGF
- the SP1 gene encoding transcription factor Sp1 isoform X3 yields the protein MSDQDHSMDEMTAVVKIEKGVGGNNGGNGNGSGAFSQARSSSAGSNSSSGGGGQGANGWQIISSSSGATPTSKEQSGSSTNGNNGSESSKNRTVSGGQYVVAATSNLQNQQVLTGLPGVMPNIQYQVIPQFQTVDGQQLQFAATGAQVQQDGSGQIQIIPGANQQIITNRGSGGNIIAAMPNLLQQAVPLQGLANNVLSGQTQYVTNVPVALNGNITLLPVNSVSAATLTPSSQAVTISSSGSQESGSQPVTSGTAISSASLVSSQASSSSFFTNANSYSTTTTTSNMGIMNFTTSGSAGTNSQSQTPQRVSGLQGSDTLNIQQNQTSGGSLQASQQKEGEQNQQTQQQQQILIQPQLVQGGQALQALQAAPLSGQTFTTQAISQETLQNLQLQAVPNSGPIIIRTPTVGPNGQVSWQTLQLQNLQVQNPQAQTITLAPMQGVSLGQTSSSNTTLTPIASAASIPAGTVTVNAAQLSSMPGLQTINLSALGASGIQVHQLPSLPLAIANASGDHGAQLGLHGAGGDGIHDDPTGGEEGENSPDPQPQAGRRTRREACTCPYCKDSEGRGSGDPGKKKQHICHMQGCGKVYGKTSHLRAHLRWHTGERPFMCTWSFCGKRFTRSDELQRHKRTHTGEKKFACPECPKRFMRSDHLSKHIKTHQNKKGGPGVALSVGTLPLDSGAGSEGSGTATPSALITTNMVAMEAICPEGIARLANSGINVMQVADLQSINISGNGF
- the SP1 gene encoding transcription factor Sp1 isoform X2, which codes for MDEMTAVVKIEKGVGGNNGGNGNGSGAFSQARSSSAGSNSSSGGGGQESQPSPLALLAATCSRIESPNENSNNSQGPSQSGGTGELDLTATQLSQGANGWQIISSSSGATPTSKEQSGSSTNGNNGSESSKNRTVSGGQYVVAATSNLQNQQVLTGLPGVMPNIQYQVIPQFQTVDGQQLQFAATGAQVQQDGSGQIQIIPGANQQIITNRGSGGNIIAAMPNLLQQAVPLQGLANNVLSGQTQYVTNVPVALNGNITLLPVNSVSAATLTPSSQAVTISSSGSQESGSQPVTSGTAISSASLVSSQASSSSFFTNANSYSTTTTTSNMGIMNFTTSGSAGTNSQSQTPQRVSGLQGSDTLNIQQNQTSGGSLQASQQKEGEQNQQTQQQQQILIQPQLVQGGQALQALQAAPLSGQTFTTQAISQETLQNLQLQAVPNSGPIIIRTPTVGPNGQVSWQTLQLQNLQVQNPQAQTITLAPMQGVSLGQTSSSNTTLTPIASAASIPAGTVTVNAAQLSSMPGLQTINLSALGASGIQVHQLPSLPLAIANASGDHGAQLGLHGAGGDGIHDDPTGGEEGENSPDPQPQAGRRTRREACTCPYCKDSEGRGSGDPGKKKQHICHMQGCGKVYGKTSHLRAHLRWHTGERPFMCTWSFCGKRFTRSDELQRHKRTHTGEKKFACPECPKRFMRSDHLSKHIKTHQNKKGGPGVALSVGTLPLDSGAGSEGSGTATPSALITTNMVAMEAICPEGIARLANSGINVMQVADLQSINISGNGF